gttgatcttgagttctgatgttgaaaattcaactcttgcgacttttattgccattttagtTGTCTGAGATAATATAATGCatcagaaataatatatatatattgtgtaaaataacagaaaatgcactggcagtttattacaaggtccTTGTAGCGtagtatacaacaccaacacagacaatacagcactgcaaactattacacatgttcagaaaagtcactttttaaggttaaacgTTGTTAGAAATGAGATCAAGATCACATAAAGCAGTTCAAAATCAGAAATAaatagggaaaaataaaaacattaatcacaaaatacagaaatctgctcatttacagatattttttacagtgtagttaagcctttaaatgtcactttaagctgaatactagtattttgggggaaaaatagtcaaatatatctaatatttaaatatgatcaAATAATTATCAAgtcaaacaatatatatacatatataagataaaagaaatcagttattaaaacaattgtgtacctgttcttttttttttgatttggaatagataattttgcttaccccattggcagattattttgcctgtaaggaaaaactcacacacaaaaaaactaatatatatatatatatatatcagtttttgtgtgtgtgagtttttccTTACAGGAAATGCAACAATGTTGTAAGcaaaataatacagtttttccttttgacatgagtttggcagattaatttgcttggggaaacttaattttgacattattttgctaaaacaagacaatattttttatttcttgtctagaaaatgcttcttgatgtgggatttttaaaatatgtgtacTAGAAAACCCTTTCTGCAGTGTGTTACTTTTCTTGAAGCTGAAGTGTACTAGGAAAATACCTCTTTCTCTTGTTTGTTCCATAACCTGATATATCCCAAACactcacatacagttgaagtcagtattattagcccccctgtatattttgtattatgttcaaacataataattttaataactcatttttaataactgattatctttaccaagatgacagtaaataatattagactagatattcttcaagacactagtattcagcttaaagtgacatttaaaggcttaactaggttaattagggtaaagttagggtaattaggcaagtcattgtataagagtggtttgttctggagacaatccaaaactaatattgcttaagggggctaataatattgaccttaaaatggctttaaaacaattaaaaacggcttttattctagccgaaataaaacaaataagactttctccagaagaaaaaatattagaggaaatactgtgagaaattcctaaatctaaacatcatttgggaaataatggaaaaaatgagggcgaataattttgatttcagttgaatatatattttttttattctatataatattttatatataaacgcTTTTTGATTTAAGGCTTTTTacatatctggactagaaacaagacaaaaacagtgtacatttgtaacacggggagtgacagagacaactgaagtttggatccacttgcaggtttattcgaagtcaggcaagcagtggtcaacacaggtgcaaacagatgtataaaggcagtccagaatcgtagtcaaatataacaggcgagaggtcaaaaGGATGGCGGCAGACAGGACAATAAGATAAACTAGGCTAATTTCAAAACAAGACAAGgaaaaacgcgttgaattgtcactataCAGAAAACAAAACTCGGCAATTggaatgagtgtgtgtaatcagtctgacaatcctcaggtggtgcgagtgtaatcagtccagaagcagcatcagctgtgggagtctaatcagtggagacttggagcaggtgtgtgtggcatgactgaatatgtagtccataagttgtagtccatgtgaatgtgtgagagaaccagcgatctagggagtatGATCGCTAGTGATCGTGAAAATAttagtatagaccatttcaatgtggtgatgccaCTGGCCcaagaacatttcctgcttgttgttaaactatttcctagctgtaacaagaggcaattcaaccaTATCTTgacgttaaaacagctatcatcacattatttatcaatatgtggacctttttggcttctcggaagctatggaaattaaaaatgtaaatcaggacatacgttaggaccattgttatccCTGAAAATGGTTTATAGTAATCCACACACTAGGACTCATCATTTAATTATGCATTCTTTCATTCAGGACTTCATTACTTCAGACAGCAGGACTCATCAATGGAGGAAACAACACAACTCAGCTTCTCCAATAGCAGCGTCTCCAACGGTTCCTCCTGTTCTCGAGACAGCACTCTGAAAACCATCGTCTTCCCCGTCCTGTACTCCATCCTCCTCATCCTGGGATTATCTCTGAATGGTCTGGCGGCTTGGGTTTTTCTCCGAATCCCCAGCAAATCCCACTTCATCATCTACCTGAAGAACATCGTGGTGGCCGACATCATCATGACCCTCACGTTCCCCTTTAAAATATTGTCCGATGCAAACATAGCGTCGGTGGGCATCCGCATTTTTGTGTGCCGCGTATCCTCAGTGCTCTTCTACCTCACCATGTACATCAGCATCCTATTTTTCGGTTTGATCAGCATCGATCGCTGCAGGAAAACCATGTGGCCGTTCGTAGGCACCAACCCCAAACGTCTTCTACACCGAAAACTGCTTTCAGGACTCATCTGGACGTCTCTCCTGGCTCTTTCGCTCCCAAATGTAATCTTAACCAGTCGTCCGAACGTCGGAGAACGCTTCAAATGCAGCGATCTCAAAACTGATTTCGGCCTGCAATGGCATGAAGTGGTCAATCACATATGCCAGGTCATCTTTTGGGGGAACCTAACAATCGTGATAATATGCTACACGCTTATTTCCAGAGAGCTCTACAAGTCGTACGCCCGCACGAGATCTCCACGTGAGACACAAAGCAACAAGAAGCACATCCAGGTTAATGTATTCCTGGTGCTGGCCGTGTTTTTCATTTGTTTCGTGCCGTTCCACTTCGCCCGAGTGCCCTACACCATCAGCCAGACGCGCGGACGCTTGTTCAGCTGCCCGCAGAAGCTGTTTTTCTTCAAGCTCAAGGAGAGCACGCTCTGGCTGTCCTCCCTCAATTCTGTGCTGGATCCGCTCATCTATTTCTTCCTCTGCAAGTCCTTCAGGTCGTCGCTGTTTAACGTGATGCGTTTGGCTCCGGGACGCTGCAGGATCCTGAGGGAGCTCGGGACAGATTCGGCCGGCGGTCAACAGGGAAACACACTGACATGATGGACAAAACATGGACACACACATGGGAAAACACTTGGTCTTGTTCTGTAAACATGCACAAGTACAAAAGTTTTTCAaccactgataaacttccggtacAAGGCTGATGTGTTCTTAAAGGTCCTGTtagattaacataaaaaaatgtagatgTTCAGTCTGTAAGTTTTAAGGACATCTAAATGTTGATGTGCTCCAAAACTGTGAAATTACATTTAGACaacataaaactgatataaacattcaaagtttAAATCACACTTCAGTTCAAATCTtccaaccaatcaaatgctctctagtgtctgccatgccccgccccttcttctcattggctgttcatttgacAAGCTTGAGtttaaccactctcactggcagagctgtgatgaaaccTAAGCACTAttggctgatttttttttaaaaaggaggagcTACTCTTTATCCCGCCCTCTGTTCATGTTTCGGccaagattacgtcaaacattgaatataaatgcacatttcaaagtgcTTCACGGGACttttaaggtttcttttacagcattgataatatttcattcatttattttctttttggcttattccctttattaatctggggtcgccactgcagaatgaaccgccaactcatccagcatatgtctttatatgttttttaatccatcactgggaaacactctcattcacacacatacactacggacaattttagcttacccaattcacctgtacagcatgtgtttggactgtgggggaaaccggaacacccggaggaaacccacgccaacacggggagaacatgcaaactccacacagaaacgccaactgacacagccgagacttgaaccagcaaccttcttgctttgaggcaacctACTGTACCACGTCGCCCCCTAGCAttgataatgtaatgtaattaacataaaatcagttaaatagacttaagcattcattcagATGTTTTAgcgtaaaacaaaatgaaaatggaaGCTCCTTCAGGAGCAGacaagcgcagaaactccattgaaaatactgtggtaaaatatagttccat
This genomic interval from Danio aesculapii chromosome 15, fDanAes4.1, whole genome shotgun sequence contains the following:
- the p2ry12 gene encoding P2Y purinoceptor 12, encoding MEETTQLSFSNSSVSNGSSCSRDSTLKTIVFPVLYSILLILGLSLNGLAAWVFLRIPSKSHFIIYLKNIVVADIIMTLTFPFKILSDANIASVGIRIFVCRVSSVLFYLTMYISILFFGLISIDRCRKTMWPFVGTNPKRLLHRKLLSGLIWTSLLALSLPNVILTSRPNVGERFKCSDLKTDFGLQWHEVVNHICQVIFWGNLTIVIICYTLISRELYKSYARTRSPRETQSNKKHIQVNVFLVLAVFFICFVPFHFARVPYTISQTRGRLFSCPQKLFFFKLKESTLWLSSLNSVLDPLIYFFLCKSFRSSLFNVMRLAPGRCRILRELGTDSAGGQQGNTLT